A stretch of Equus caballus isolate H_3958 breed thoroughbred chromosome 11, TB-T2T, whole genome shotgun sequence DNA encodes these proteins:
- the LOC111775640 gene encoding keratin-associated protein 4-7-like, with product MGDSQTQETTLVKPTPTHLWNPKPSTDTMVSSCCGSVCSDQGCGQETCCRPSCCQIACCRTTCLRPSCSVSSCCRPQCCISSCCRPQCQQSVCCQPTFLRPSCSVSSCCRPQCCISSCCQPSCSISSCCHPSSCGSSCCRPFCCLRPVCGRVSCHTTCYRPTCVISTCPRSVCCPSSCC from the coding sequence ATGGGAGACTCTCAAACTCAGGAAACCACTCTTGTGAAACCCACTCCTACCCACTTGTGGAACCCCAAGCCTTCCACTGACACCATGGTCAGCTCCTGTTGTGGCTCCGTCTGCTCTGACCAGGGCTGTGGCCAGGAGACCTGCTGCCGCCCCAGCTGTTGTCAGATCGCGTgctgcagaaccacctgcctccgCCCCAGCTGCAGTGTGTCCAGCTGCTGCAGGCCCCAGTGCTGCATCTCCAGCTGCTGCAGGCCCCAGTGCCAGCAGTCTGTGTGCTGCCAGCCCACCTTCCTCCGCCCCAGCTGCAGTGTGTCCAGCTGCTGCAGGCCCCAATGCTGCATCTCCAGCTGCTGCCAACCTTCTTGCAGCATCTCCAGCTGCTGTCACCCCTCTAGCTGTGGGTCGAGCTGCTGCCGCCCCTTCTGCTGTCTGCGCCCAGTCTGTGGCCGGGTCTCCTGCCACACCACTTGCTACCGCCCCACCTGTGTCATCTCCACCTGCCCCCGCTCTGTGTGCTGCCCCTCCTCTTGCTGCTAA